A genomic window from Caldicellulosiruptor kronotskyensis 2002 includes:
- a CDS encoding helix-turn-helix transcriptional regulator — MSGFNPFVNDFNKLRNFTRTVYLYGCYSREDAENFNIAKRTFDDELRRIRIFLGEDQYFSAEKEGKKSLPCIVENFFRDVENPLINIYFSKTSTALQTTLFFMILQILNLSENKKATFTQISNEISQVLDEDVADAGFESSLKRVLKQLQNLGIVKYLKNEKVYMLCSQIKDVLKDFSIDEIKDIYISILFFINTNVPNVPGWYLKESLEKYLLELGEEEFLKDANRLFWFTYVPHHYILEEELVWKFLEAASNNKKIKVWYYPRQKRHLSDFSCIPVRIIYDVKLGRWYFMVLRGEDLSALPVWRTEKIEILQEDFDPQKITPFVKKIEKCFFVSVPNNKKGFKKIRIMFKCPPDSPYNFVLARVKRELKNARITKIDERTFEVEYEISNIKEFKGWLRSFGERAVVLDDTEAGRELKTEMINEWKEILRNYGDFY; from the coding sequence ATGTCAGGATTCAATCCATTTGTGAATGATTTTAATAAATTAAGAAATTTTACAAGGACTGTATATCTGTATGGATGTTATTCAAGAGAAGATGCAGAGAATTTTAACATTGCAAAAAGGACATTTGATGATGAGCTTCGAAGAATTAGAATTTTCTTAGGGGAAGACCAGTATTTTTCGGCAGAAAAAGAAGGGAAAAAATCCCTGCCATGCATTGTAGAAAACTTTTTCAGAGATGTTGAGAATCCGCTTATAAACATATATTTTTCGAAAACTTCTACTGCACTGCAAACAACCTTGTTTTTTATGATATTGCAGATATTAAACTTGTCAGAAAACAAAAAAGCAACTTTTACTCAGATTTCAAACGAAATATCGCAGGTACTTGATGAAGATGTTGCTGATGCTGGATTTGAGTCCAGCCTGAAAAGAGTCTTAAAACAACTTCAAAATTTGGGTATTGTGAAATATTTAAAAAATGAAAAGGTGTATATGTTATGCTCTCAAATAAAGGATGTATTAAAAGATTTTTCAATAGATGAGATAAAAGACATTTATATATCTATTTTATTTTTTATAAACACAAATGTTCCCAATGTTCCGGGATGGTACTTAAAAGAAAGTCTGGAAAAATACCTTTTAGAACTTGGCGAAGAAGAGTTTTTAAAGGATGCAAACAGATTATTTTGGTTTACATACGTTCCACACCATTATATCCTTGAAGAGGAACTTGTATGGAAATTTTTAGAGGCAGCATCAAACAATAAAAAGATAAAGGTTTGGTACTATCCACGCCAAAAAAGACATTTATCAGATTTTTCATGTATACCAGTGAGAATAATTTATGATGTAAAGCTTGGAAGATGGTATTTTATGGTATTAAGGGGAGAAGATTTATCGGCATTGCCAGTGTGGCGCACAGAAAAGATAGAGATTTTGCAGGAAGATTTTGACCCACAAAAGATTACACCTTTTGTAAAAAAGATTGAAAAATGTTTTTTTGTATCTGTTCCAAACAATAAAAAAGGATTTAAAAAGATTAGGATTATGTTTAAATGCCCGCCGGATTCGCCGTACAACTTTGTGCTTGCAAGGGTGAAAAGAGAGCTAAAAAACGCAAGAATAACCAAAATTGATGAAAGAACATTTGAAGTGGAGTATGAGATCAGCAATATAAAAGAGTTTAAGGGATGGCTGAGAAGTTTTGGTGAAAGAGCTGTTGTGCTTGACGATACTGAAGCTGGAAGAGAACTCAAAACAGAAATGATAAACGAATGGAAGGAGATCCTGAGAAACTATGGAGATTTTTACTGA
- a CDS encoding CvpA family protein: MPNTADIVVLTIILVGCWIGYKKGMFRMAFDIGSYIISWFVAVFGYKFVSSFILQSPALKEAIYSFVRQNVVVKEDILPTVPQFFRGAIIQAQQTLNRTLQDAAAVVLANFIAMILIFVGTKIVISVIKTSIGFMRKVPVVGQIDRFLGFVAGATVALIIIYIAFSIFYFFPNAEIFKSAQKVIKTSMFAEFLYENNIIVMLMRQYLKI; this comes from the coding sequence ATGCCAAACACAGCCGATATTGTTGTGCTTACAATAATTCTGGTGGGCTGCTGGATTGGATATAAAAAAGGTATGTTTAGGATGGCATTTGATATAGGTTCTTACATAATCTCATGGTTTGTTGCAGTGTTTGGATACAAGTTTGTCAGCAGCTTTATTCTTCAATCACCAGCTCTTAAAGAGGCAATTTACAGTTTTGTAAGACAAAATGTTGTAGTTAAAGAGGATATTTTACCCACAGTGCCTCAGTTTTTTAGAGGCGCAATAATACAAGCACAGCAGACGTTAAACAGAACTTTGCAGGACGCTGCAGCAGTTGTGCTTGCAAACTTTATTGCGATGATTCTTATATTTGTGGGAACAAAAATTGTTATATCAGTGATAAAAACATCCATTGGGTTTATGAGAAAGGTGCCAGTTGTGGGTCAGATAGACCGATTTTTAGGATTTGTGGCAGGTGCAACAGTAGCGCTGATAATAATATATATTGCTTTTTCGATTTTCTACTTTTTCCCGAACGCAGAGATTTTCAAGTCAGCTCAAAAGGTCATAAAGACCTCAATGTTTGCAGAGTTTTTGTATGAAAACAATATAATCGTAATGCTCATGAGGCAATACTTGAAGATATGA
- a CDS encoding WYL domain-containing protein — protein MEIFTEAKSTFYKALEEIINRAHENGTISQKEIYDILTKYNCNFPVIEDRIFARNHSYQKNIYVLKPHENKTYRLRINTKIEPYVTNLEIMWLKLIMSSRYANLFLDSSTIEKIKKLKTPNVLPIDMNIIVPKNYSKILLREDIKILTPKLRIISKSILEKRILRYTYTSRNRQVFKDTIGIPVKIQYSLKDDMFYAIFYSPLHKTFAKCIIQNIDEIKPEEGNFDREQILKEYEIYLKNAKSKQPIIIEVMNTRNALEKAFCMFSSFEKSARYLKEKNRHEIRIYYYNFEEAEIISRILYLGKNVVVTEPQHIRENIISRVKEALKAYYNNYIV, from the coding sequence ATGGAGATTTTTACTGAGGCGAAAAGCACATTTTACAAGGCTTTAGAAGAGATTATAAACAGAGCTCACGAAAACGGCACAATTTCTCAGAAGGAGATTTACGATATTCTAACAAAATACAATTGTAATTTTCCAGTAATTGAAGACAGGATATTTGCCAGAAACCATTCATACCAGAAAAATATTTATGTTCTAAAACCTCATGAAAACAAGACTTACAGACTCAGAATAAATACCAAGATTGAACCATATGTTACAAACTTAGAAATAATGTGGCTAAAGCTTATTATGTCGAGCAGGTACGCAAATCTTTTTTTAGATAGCAGCACCATTGAGAAGATAAAAAAACTAAAAACTCCTAATGTTTTGCCAATTGATATGAACATAATTGTTCCAAAGAACTATTCAAAGATATTATTAAGAGAAGATATAAAAATCTTAACGCCAAAACTAAGAATAATTTCAAAAAGTATACTTGAAAAAAGGATTTTACGATATACATACACATCACGAAATAGACAGGTTTTCAAAGATACTATTGGCATTCCTGTGAAGATTCAATATTCTCTAAAGGATGATATGTTCTATGCCATATTTTACTCCCCTTTACATAAAACATTTGCAAAGTGTATTATTCAGAATATTGATGAAATAAAGCCTGAAGAGGGGAATTTTGATAGAGAACAGATTTTAAAAGAATATGAAATTTATTTAAAAAATGCAAAATCAAAACAGCCGATAATAATTGAAGTGATGAATACAAGAAACGCCTTAGAGAAAGCTTTTTGCATGTTTTCTTCATTTGAAAAAAGTGCGCGTTATTTGAAAGAAAAGAATAGACATGAGATAAGGATTTACTATTATAATTTTGAAGAAGCAGAAATAATATCAAGAATATTATATTTAGGTAAAAATGTTGTTGTAACTGAGCCTCAGCATATAAGAGAAAATATAATTTCAAGAGTAAAAGAAGCGCTAAAAGCATACTACAACAATTATATAGTTTAA
- a CDS encoding EAL domain-containing protein yields the protein MRNNKAILFVFTVLLMLFHISLANASHTPVKFEVDKNYPPFSYTSDGRIYGFAIDLANLVFEPDKFKLELSSDEWSQVYKKLVEGKIDATAPVAIIEERKEEVYFSKPIFTRHVGLYTQKGFSGNISLKNLKDFKVGVMKADYTETYLKEKLGVKRYYTYPTVEDLIFALIDGNIEAALMSQEVANYFLIKNNLSDRTQLKIKNIFTVKSAFAVNKKRPELVSYINQRLDYLINKGIFDELYCNYFSTYSPEYYEKKNRQILLSALYLLIIILFATSVIIFVMTRINRGLERGKQAYEKYAQLLAENANAIVLTLNLKGEIIYFNKFAEQITGYKSEEVVGKKWVDIFIPSHRREYIENLFKRIAEVKILNDHENEIVTKNGDIRWILWNNTLIESSYLNEPLIISTGLDITQIKRTQQLLEESYEEIEQTNQELINTLEILNKQSEMLQEEKEKYKFLVENVSDCIWEIDFNEKKIEFYGRLKDQFDIDVIKSKNDFSAWLEFFHEDDRSTVFKKLQDAILLHEEKVEFESRIRDKHGNWRWISSHVQILYNEEGKPEKIIAVNIDWTAKKEYEHRIEYIAYYDTLTGLPNRKLFEERLESLIEKAEAEKTQGAVVLIDIDNFKDINDLYGHEAGDEYLIAVTKKVLEYLNSIKLDTFFARVGGDEFAVILDGLAKKEEVIEVCTKLLGIFESEIYIQKIEGCIFTSASIGVSFYPDDGKSVKEIFRNVDMALSSAKENGKNDFQIFMPFMLMKNFKKIEIEKSLKKAIEADQFELYYQPVINLRNMEIHSVEALLRWHLPGKGIISPLEFIPVAEESGLIVRIGEMVIEKAFSDLKEWENKGIDYLHIAINLSTRQFKTKFFEKMVQKQIERYGVNPQKISFEITETGAVENFDVSLKILSFLCQLGIKFLIDDFGTGYSSLIYLRRLPIGGVKIDRSFISEIELSKESRAIVEGIILMAHKLDLKVIAEGVETKRELEILKEIGCDFAQGYLFSKPVPKTEIEKLLIERKIFV from the coding sequence ATGAGAAATAATAAAGCTATTCTATTTGTGTTTACAGTCTTGCTGATGTTATTTCATATATCACTTGCAAATGCCAGTCATACACCTGTGAAATTTGAAGTTGATAAAAACTATCCGCCATTTTCTTATACATCAGACGGCAGGATTTATGGATTTGCCATTGACCTTGCAAACCTTGTATTTGAACCTGACAAGTTCAAACTTGAACTTTCAAGCGATGAATGGAGTCAGGTTTACAAAAAGCTTGTCGAAGGGAAAATTGATGCAACAGCTCCTGTGGCTATAATTGAAGAAAGAAAAGAAGAAGTGTACTTTTCAAAACCAATATTTACACGACATGTAGGACTATATACTCAAAAAGGATTTTCAGGGAATATATCACTTAAAAACCTAAAAGATTTCAAGGTAGGAGTAATGAAAGCAGATTATACTGAAACCTATTTGAAAGAAAAGCTGGGAGTAAAAAGGTATTATACATATCCTACAGTTGAGGACTTAATTTTTGCTTTGATTGATGGAAATATTGAAGCTGCTTTGATGTCTCAGGAGGTTGCTAATTATTTTCTTATTAAAAATAACCTGAGCGACAGAACTCAGCTCAAAATTAAAAATATCTTTACTGTTAAAAGCGCGTTTGCAGTAAACAAAAAAAGACCAGAACTTGTTTCATATATCAATCAGAGATTAGATTATCTTATAAACAAAGGCATATTTGATGAACTTTATTGTAACTATTTTTCTACATATTCACCTGAATACTATGAGAAGAAAAACAGGCAAATATTACTGTCTGCCTTGTATCTTTTAATCATAATACTTTTTGCTACGTCTGTGATAATATTTGTAATGACAAGAATAAATAGAGGACTTGAACGTGGCAAACAAGCTTATGAAAAGTACGCCCAGCTTTTAGCAGAGAATGCAAATGCAATTGTTTTGACTCTCAACTTAAAAGGCGAAATAATATATTTTAACAAGTTTGCAGAACAGATTACCGGGTACAAAAGCGAAGAGGTTGTGGGCAAAAAATGGGTTGATATTTTTATTCCTTCCCACAGGCGTGAGTATATAGAAAATCTTTTTAAAAGAATTGCAGAAGTAAAGATTTTAAATGACCATGAAAATGAGATTGTGACAAAAAATGGCGACATAAGATGGATTTTGTGGAACAATACTCTTATCGAAAGCTCGTACCTAAATGAACCGTTGATAATATCAACAGGGCTTGACATAACGCAGATAAAAAGAACACAGCAGCTTTTAGAAGAAAGCTATGAAGAGATTGAACAGACCAACCAGGAACTTATAAATACATTAGAGATTTTAAACAAGCAGTCGGAAATGTTGCAGGAAGAGAAAGAAAAATACAAGTTTCTGGTAGAAAATGTCTCTGATTGTATCTGGGAGATAGATTTTAATGAAAAGAAGATTGAATTTTATGGAAGGCTCAAAGATCAATTTGACATTGATGTGATAAAATCAAAAAACGATTTTTCAGCATGGCTTGAATTTTTCCATGAGGATGACAGAAGTACTGTATTCAAAAAATTGCAGGATGCAATACTTCTTCATGAAGAGAAAGTGGAATTTGAATCACGTATAAGAGACAAACACGGAAACTGGCGCTGGATTTCCTCTCATGTTCAGATTTTATACAACGAAGAAGGTAAACCTGAGAAGATTATTGCAGTAAACATTGACTGGACAGCCAAAAAAGAGTATGAACATAGGATAGAATACATTGCCTACTATGATACATTGACAGGTCTGCCAAACAGGAAACTGTTTGAAGAGAGGTTGGAGAGTCTGATTGAAAAAGCCGAGGCTGAGAAAACTCAAGGTGCTGTTGTGCTCATAGACATTGACAATTTTAAGGACATTAACGACCTGTATGGGCATGAAGCCGGAGATGAATACTTAATTGCTGTAACCAAGAAGGTTTTAGAATATCTCAATAGCATAAAGCTTGATACATTTTTTGCGAGAGTTGGTGGTGACGAATTTGCCGTAATTCTGGACGGTCTTGCTAAAAAGGAGGAGGTAATAGAGGTTTGCACTAAGCTTCTTGGCATCTTTGAAAGTGAGATTTATATACAAAAGATAGAAGGTTGCATCTTTACCTCCGCCTCAATAGGTGTATCATTTTATCCTGACGATGGCAAAAGCGTCAAAGAAATTTTCAGAAATGTTGACATGGCACTATCTTCAGCAAAAGAAAATGGCAAGAACGATTTTCAGATTTTTATGCCTTTCATGCTGATGAAGAATTTTAAAAAGATTGAAATTGAAAAAAGTCTCAAAAAAGCTATTGAAGCTGACCAGTTTGAGCTTTATTACCAGCCTGTTATAAACTTAAGAAATATGGAGATTCATTCTGTGGAAGCGCTTTTAAGATGGCACTTGCCAGGAAAAGGTATTATATCACCACTTGAATTTATTCCTGTTGCAGAAGAAAGTGGGCTTATAGTAAGGATTGGTGAAATGGTCATAGAAAAAGCTTTTTCAGACCTAAAAGAGTGGGAGAACAAGGGAATTGACTATTTGCACATAGCGATAAATCTTTCAACGCGACAATTTAAAACAAAGTTTTTTGAGAAGATGGTACAAAAACAAATTGAGCGATATGGTGTTAATCCACAAAAAATTTCATTTGAGATAACCGAAACAGGAGCTGTCGAAAATTTTGATGTTTCACTCAAGATTTTAAGTTTCCTCTGCCAGCTGGGAATAAAATTTTTGATAGACGACTTTGGGACAGGGTATTCATCTTTGATTTATTTGAGAAGGCTTCCAATTGGAGGAGTTAAAATAGACAGAAGCTTTATTTCAGAGATTGAATTATCAAAAGAGAGCAGAGCAATTGTTGAGGGCATAATATTGATGGCTCATAAGCTTGATTTAAAAGTTATAGCAGAGGGTGTTGAGACTAAAAGAGAGCTTGAGATTTTAAAAGAAATAGGATGCGATTTTGCACAGGGGTATTTATTTTCAAAGCCCGTGCCAAAAACTGAAATTGAAAAGCTTTTGATAGAAAGAAAAATATTTGTTTAA
- a CDS encoding methyl-accepting chemotaxis protein — protein MNAIKEVVKKISGSLKTKIMFCFVIISFIPISIFLIFTLALIQNDAEKEIKTRLESAKNVVLQEIERLCKHSLDYSILISNNPQLREAVAKKDHLKVVQIISPLASELSIHQIVITDDKGTLIGRSDILSKYGDNMKNDYLVKCGLARLKYTSVQCENGTVYIKSVSDIVSQMSANNMRVIGTIIVGYKLDKKFVENLTQLTKMDITVFPKDLSKTISSSSNRNVIDNNNLKMAFSGQYEYIAASAQRGNYRYILIPIRKDEKTDVAGVLALISTNAIASSFIKSSLRFSIILLIVTLIVIITVSLFVSNRITRPIIKLAESAKKIASGSFDIQIKVDNVANDEIALLTQEFSRMVKNIYIYATNIEQTLSTTQQYIDRLNKIASESSKTSKITSEQIKEIIALAESQKMVFEQTTQMVCDLENQIQKMFEIFKMIQNEVSMVYATTSKEQESIKKLINHMYTVNSAIIEVAMDLKKAIEDFRSIARMSQNISSLAERIKIIALNASIEAAKRNIPTFEVIASEISRLSQSANHLAKSSVESIETGLSAFEITNRKLENVLSVVETGVEVAKRSSESLSKIEMSNQHIRTKIEDVINKVASQQEKIFNINNVLKNQTQSISQYFKMLISIRDIFQNQKKAVDKLIDQFSDVHEGIVKLASISMGSDDKV, from the coding sequence ATGAATGCAATAAAAGAGGTAGTTAAAAAAATATCAGGTTCGCTAAAGACAAAAATAATGTTTTGTTTTGTCATAATTTCATTCATACCCATTTCAATATTTCTAATATTCACACTTGCCCTTATCCAGAACGATGCAGAAAAAGAGATAAAAACAAGATTAGAGAGTGCCAAAAATGTGGTTTTGCAGGAGATAGAAAGACTTTGCAAGCATTCGCTTGACTATAGCATCCTGATATCAAACAATCCACAGCTTAGAGAAGCAGTTGCCAAAAAAGATCATCTCAAGGTTGTTCAGATAATTTCACCTCTTGCCAGTGAACTTTCTATACACCAGATTGTTATAACAGATGATAAAGGAACATTGATTGGCCGAAGTGATATTCTTTCTAAATATGGGGATAACATGAAAAATGATTACTTAGTCAAATGTGGGCTTGCACGACTAAAATACACATCTGTTCAGTGTGAAAATGGCACAGTATATATAAAATCAGTGTCAGATATAGTTAGCCAAATGTCAGCAAACAACATGCGAGTAATAGGTACTATAATTGTTGGATATAAACTTGACAAAAAATTTGTTGAAAATCTTACACAACTTACTAAAATGGACATTACAGTATTTCCAAAAGATTTAAGCAAAACAATTTCGTCATCCTCCAACAGAAATGTAATAGATAATAACAATTTAAAAATGGCATTTTCTGGTCAATATGAATACATTGCAGCAAGTGCTCAAAGAGGTAATTATCGTTATATCCTTATTCCAATCAGAAAAGATGAAAAGACGGATGTAGCAGGAGTATTAGCTTTAATTAGCACAAACGCAATTGCATCCTCTTTTATTAAGTCTTCTTTAAGATTCTCTATTATTCTGCTCATTGTAACCCTCATAGTTATCATAACAGTAAGTTTATTTGTATCAAACAGAATAACAAGACCAATTATTAAACTTGCAGAGAGTGCAAAGAAAATCGCATCAGGAAGTTTTGACATTCAGATAAAAGTAGATAATGTTGCAAATGATGAGATTGCACTTTTAACACAAGAATTTTCACGTATGGTAAAAAACATTTATATCTATGCCACAAATATTGAACAAACACTTAGCACAACCCAGCAATACATCGATAGACTCAACAAAATAGCATCAGAATCTTCAAAGACAAGTAAAATAACAAGTGAACAGATAAAAGAGATTATAGCATTGGCTGAGAGTCAAAAAATGGTTTTTGAACAAACAACACAGATGGTGTGTGATTTGGAAAACCAGATTCAAAAGATGTTTGAGATATTCAAAATGATACAAAATGAGGTTTCAATGGTCTACGCAACCACATCAAAAGAACAAGAGTCTATTAAAAAACTGATTAATCACATGTACACGGTAAATTCTGCAATAATTGAGGTAGCTATGGATTTGAAAAAGGCAATAGAAGATTTCAGGTCTATTGCGAGAATGTCACAGAATATTTCAAGCCTTGCGGAGAGAATAAAAATAATAGCACTCAACGCGTCAATCGAAGCTGCAAAGAGAAATATTCCAACGTTTGAAGTGATAGCATCTGAAATTTCAAGGCTATCTCAGTCAGCAAACCATCTTGCAAAGAGTTCTGTTGAGAGTATCGAAACAGGACTTTCAGCATTTGAAATAACAAATCGTAAACTTGAAAATGTACTATCGGTTGTTGAGACGGGTGTTGAGGTTGCAAAACGTTCGTCTGAATCACTGTCAAAAATAGAAATGTCAAATCAGCATATAAGGACGAAGATAGAAGATGTTATAAATAAAGTAGCAAGCCAACAGGAAAAGATTTTTAATATAAACAATGTGCTCAAAAACCAGACACAGTCCATTTCACAGTATTTTAAAATGCTTATATCAATAAGAGACATCTTTCAAAATCAAAAGAAGGCTGTTGACAAACTTATTGACCAGTTTTCAGATGTCCATGAAGGTATTGTAAAACTTGCTTCAATTTCTATGGGGTCTGATGATAAAGTGTAA
- a CDS encoding fumarate hydratase, with protein sequence MRIVKAEIIEQKVYEAINEAVCVLPDDIKDSLNKAYVLEDGIAKYTLENLIKNIQLAKQKMRPVCQDTGAAVFFVDIGEDVFIEGSLKDAINSAVSKAYTDFFLRKSMVKSPIERENTKDNTPAIIHIDMVKGDKITIHFMPKGFGSENKSALCMLTPADGVEGIENFVVETVKKAGSDPCPPILVGVGIGGTFELAAILSKKALLRKVGQRHPRKYIAELEERLLEKINSLGIGPEGFGGKTTALDVFIEEFPTHIAGLPVAVNICCHVARHVKIEI encoded by the coding sequence ATGAGAATTGTAAAGGCTGAAATTATCGAACAAAAGGTATATGAGGCTATAAATGAAGCGGTATGTGTATTGCCGGACGATATCAAAGATAGTCTTAACAAGGCTTATGTTTTAGAAGATGGAATTGCAAAATATACGTTGGAAAATCTCATAAAAAACATACAACTTGCAAAACAAAAGATGCGACCTGTGTGCCAAGACACTGGTGCTGCGGTGTTTTTTGTGGATATTGGTGAAGATGTGTTTATTGAAGGTTCTTTGAAAGATGCAATAAACAGTGCAGTATCCAAAGCATACACAGACTTTTTCCTTCGAAAGTCCATGGTAAAAAGCCCGATTGAGAGAGAAAATACTAAAGACAACACACCTGCTATAATTCATATTGATATGGTAAAAGGAGATAAAATCACAATTCATTTTATGCCCAAAGGATTTGGAAGTGAGAATAAAAGTGCGCTTTGTATGCTCACGCCGGCAGATGGTGTTGAAGGAATTGAAAATTTTGTTGTTGAGACAGTAAAAAAAGCTGGATCTGATCCTTGCCCACCAATTTTAGTCGGAGTTGGAATTGGCGGGACATTTGAGCTTGCGGCAATTTTATCTAAAAAGGCGCTTCTGAGAAAAGTGGGGCAAAGGCATCCCAGAAAATATATTGCAGAACTTGAAGAAAGACTGCTTGAAAAAATAAACTCTCTCGGGATAGGACCAGAAGGGTTTGGTGGGAAAACCACAGCACTTGATGTTTTTATTGAGGAGTTTCCGACACACATTGCAGGGTTGCCAGTCGCAGTGAATATATGTTGTCACGTTGCACGGCATGTAAAGATAGAAATATAG
- a CDS encoding SpoIIE family protein phosphatase, giving the protein MEFSKNFYESILNGMLDLVRVIDIDGVVVFCNAKMKEEFGDQTGKKCYELFCKDSRCEDCIAIRSIREKTRFMKYAHYKDKTYYVISSPVCGQDGKVVGTVEVFRDITEQRKIEERLRRQNEILRRDLEFAKRLQQSLLPVIPRIEGYRITYTYKPCERLGGDFLDVINIDDKIVFYVADVAGHGLLASMVTIFVKQSIIKNAHTYINSSAQEIMKGVLLDFIEMNFPSEIYITVVLGILERQNGKVTMISAGHVTEPILVKANKKVKMFSMRGQPIASIDLEQGFEMKETILEKNDKLIFYSDGLIESKNKQGEMYGKKRLIKRILSIKNINTELLIRDVRNFVSDIDDDIAVLMVEKI; this is encoded by the coding sequence ATGGAGTTTTCGAAAAACTTCTATGAGAGTATTTTAAATGGAATGCTTGACCTTGTCAGGGTCATTGACATAGATGGAGTTGTTGTTTTTTGTAATGCCAAGATGAAGGAAGAATTTGGTGACCAGACAGGCAAAAAATGCTATGAACTTTTTTGCAAGGATTCAAGGTGTGAAGACTGCATTGCAATAAGGTCTATAAGAGAAAAAACGCGGTTTATGAAGTATGCACATTATAAAGACAAGACATACTATGTCATAAGCTCACCGGTTTGTGGACAGGATGGAAAAGTTGTTGGAACTGTTGAGGTGTTCAGAGATATTACAGAACAGAGAAAGATTGAAGAGAGGCTCAGACGCCAGAATGAGATTTTGAGACGTGATTTGGAGTTTGCAAAGAGGCTACAGCAATCGCTTCTTCCAGTAATACCAAGGATTGAAGGGTACAGAATTACATACACCTACAAACCATGCGAAAGGCTTGGCGGAGATTTTTTGGATGTCATCAATATTGATGATAAAATAGTTTTCTATGTTGCAGATGTTGCAGGGCATGGACTTTTAGCATCAATGGTAACAATATTTGTAAAACAAAGTATTATTAAAAATGCTCACACTTATATAAACTCAAGTGCACAGGAGATAATGAAAGGAGTTCTTTTGGATTTTATAGAGATGAACTTTCCAAGCGAGATATATATCACAGTAGTGCTTGGCATTTTAGAAAGACAGAATGGAAAAGTTACAATGATTTCTGCAGGGCATGTGACAGAGCCAATTTTGGTCAAAGCAAATAAGAAGGTAAAGATGTTTTCGATGAGAGGGCAGCCTATTGCATCAATTGACCTTGAACAAGGGTTTGAGATGAAAGAGACAATTCTTGAGAAAAATGACAAGCTGATATTTTATTCAGATGGACTTATTGAAAGCAAGAACAAACAAGGTGAGATGTACGGCAAAAAGAGGCTTATAAAAAGAATACTTAGTATTAAGAATATAAACACAGAGCTTTTGATAAGAGATGTGAGAAATTTTGTCTCAGATATAGACGATGACATAGCTGTTTTGATGGTTGAGAAGATTTAA
- a CDS encoding CAP domain-containing protein, which yields MFASRCYSFRSCTLLLIIIFVVNIGMYLADNGAAIAANKQNRKIYMFCSKSYFDKVYSDVDLQTFKSPFDFPFVVSKEPSDFFIAGFKNDRLVLYYTNSKFFFGFNNIKIGLSSDIVKKSKLYFIDRFIIIRGNSTYVYNDSNLKVEYDVALVKNFYVFLFYDRLAKPNSVCGIFMVEKSLWDEFLINEHPITANKDAIQSLLVSFEKINLIHLNSIRFYLKKQYFVFSDIISKLARMHSHNMAKYNFFAHTDNFEKTPSDRFKDAGILYTKLGENIAMGTKLLPFFANHLLLNSKGHRQNIEGSFEVVGTGCAVDPNYENVYYTQDFAVLIR from the coding sequence ATGTTTGCAAGTAGATGTTATTCATTTAGGAGCTGTACTTTATTGTTAATAATAATATTTGTTGTCAATATAGGTATGTATCTGGCAGACAATGGCGCTGCTATTGCCGCAAACAAGCAAAATCGAAAAATATATATGTTTTGTTCAAAGTCATATTTTGATAAGGTTTATTCTGATGTTGATTTACAGACATTTAAAAGTCCTTTTGACTTTCCGTTTGTTGTATCAAAAGAGCCTTCAGATTTTTTCATTGCTGGATTTAAAAATGATAGGCTTGTTTTATATTATACAAACTCAAAATTCTTTTTTGGATTTAACAATATAAAGATTGGCTTGAGCTCAGATATTGTTAAAAAATCAAAGCTATATTTTATAGATAGATTCATTATAATCAGAGGAAACTCAACTTATGTTTATAATGACAGCAATTTAAAAGTCGAATATGATGTTGCGCTTGTAAAAAATTTTTATGTTTTTTTGTTTTATGACAGGCTTGCTAAACCAAATAGTGTTTGTGGCATTTTTATGGTAGAAAAAAGTCTCTGGGACGAGTTCTTAATAAATGAACATCCTATTACTGCAAATAAGGACGCTATACAAAGTCTTCTTGTATCTTTTGAAAAAATAAATCTTATTCACTTAAATTCAATCAGATTTTATTTAAAAAAACAGTATTTTGTTTTTTCTGATATTATTTCTAAGCTTGCAAGAATGCATTCACATAATATGGCAAAATATAATTTTTTCGCACACACAGATAATTTTGAAAAAACTCCTTCAGATAGATTCAAGGATGCTGGAATTTTATACACAAAACTTGGTGAGAACATTGCAATGGGGACAAAGCTTTTACCTTTTTTTGCTAACCATCTACTCTTGAATTCAAAGGGGCACAGACAAAATATTGAAGGAAGTTTTGAGGTGGTTGGAACAGGATGCGCTGTTGACCCTAACTATGAAAATGTGTACTACACACAGGATTTTGCAGTCCTGATAAGGTAA